In Nicotiana tabacum cultivar K326 chromosome 10, ASM71507v2, whole genome shotgun sequence, the DNA window TATTTGatgaattaacctaaatagtcaTCACTcaaccgcttaaactaaaaataaccggCAGATACATAGtatatgtataattgtgtataatctATTTATCCGGCTAAGAAAAGTAAACAGTGAATCCGGTaggctatttatgtaaagatcctTTTCTATTTTGTGGACTAATAACTACGCATGGGCCAAGCATGTCAAATAAGCCCATCAAAATATGGACAAGCCCAAGATTCACCCCTATTCCCCTTTTGGTCAAATTTTACCTCGTATCGTATGGGGAAGTTGAGTAGAAATGACACTAGGTTTAAAAGCATGTTGTCTAATATAATCACagtttacaatgtatttaaagattagctaATTTCGTCTAAACTTCAGGACACGACGTCCTAGAGTTTAAacctcaaagttcaaacttcaggtTATTGTGTCCAGAAGTTCGAATtttatgtcctgaattttaaattaacagCTCAAAAATTTAGGACTTTAAGTCCTTAATTTCCAAATTCAGAATACTTAATCCTGAGGTTTGGGTAAATTAGCTAAtttttaaatacattgtaaactAAATAACGAGCTTAAAAGTGACTATTGCTGCACTTCGCCCGGAAGTTGAAGCAACTTGAGTTACTATAAATCTGCTAGCTCACTGCCTACATGTTTCTGCAAGGAACATTTCAAACTTAATTAGCCCTGATTGTCCAATTTGCTAGTGACCTAACTAAAATACATATTTCTCGTAGGAAAAATACTTGCTCGAAGTCGATGTTTACGCTAGACCAAGTAAATAATTTAACCTTAAGAGTTTAACGCAACGGTGGCATTGGAGCTATACTAGACATAATTCAAGTATTTCACTGAATACCTTTTACCTTTCAACAGTATAAGTATCGATTTACTATGTTCACCAAACTTGGACGTTCTATCGTAAATGCGAGAACCTTTTTCTATAGACAggatatttttgtttttgagttCTAATATCTCCAATTCTGAAATAGAAATATTGGATAAACTTGCACTAATTAAGTACCTGTAAGATTTAAGACATGGCGTACCTTCAGATATTGCACCTTTTTAACACATGCCTTGCTTGTTCATTCAACCAATCCGTACTCAAACATTCAATCCAGAATCCAAGAAAGAAAAGATTGAAAATTTGAATGGTTgatcataaatcaatatcaatgtTAGTTAGACCTACCTCTGGTCCACAACTTATACAAAGTTGGTCACAAGACTTTCTTCTTTTAGTACATTACAAataataaccaaaaacaaaaagaaattactCGAGCAGCATAATTGAATCCCATTTCACAGACTATATGTTACATGGCATAGACATTTATGATAATCTACAGTTAGATACAGCTAATCAAACAGCTTTTAACCCTAGTCCTACCTCCTAACCAAAAAACGAGCCCGATGCACAAAACATCCCTGTTCATGTAAGGTGCACAGAAGAACCGCACACCAAGAAGGTATGACGTAGACAACCTACCCTGATACAACATCCTCGCTCACACAGGGTGTGAGGAAAGACCGCACACCAATGGGTATAATGTAGACAACCTACCCTAATACAAGCATCAGTGGCTGATTCCACGGGTCGAACTCGTGATCTATAGGTCTCACGGAGACAACTTGACCGTTGCTCCAACGGCGCCCTTTCAAACCAAATAACTTGACTATTACATCCTAACTAACCAAATAAACTTAaaaaacaagaaagcaaaaataaaaataataattctacAAACTGTTTTGGGGAGAAATTGGAATTCCCTGATTGCCCAATTTATAGTTTCAAGTCAATAATCAACAACAGGATCTTCTTTATTCCTTCTAACAAGAGCAAAATAACCAAGAACAGCACAAAGAGCAGCTACAATATTCCCTTCTTTAATCAAAACCTTAACAACAAATCCAGTAATATCAGCAGTCAATTTCTTGCCTTCTAAAACCAAATCTCTTCTCGGTTTTCCAGCAAAAGTCAACAAAACTAAAATTGTAATCCAAGTAACTAAAGTAGCTGGAACTGCAACAGCTAAAGCTGCTACCATAGACAAAACCCCAAAAGCTACACCTAATAATACAGATGCATATAAAGCAGGCCAACCAGCTGAAGCTGAAGTTGAGGAATTTGACATAGTTGATTCATACCAAGAAAGCACTGTTTTAAGAAAATTCCAAGAAATTGATAATAAAATTGTGTAAACAGAAACAAAGAGAAATACCCATGTTCTTCTTTTGCTCATGATTTTTATGAGAAACATAGAGGAGATTATTGATTGATTTTCTTGTTGTTGCAAAGGTTCTTGTTCTTTGGTTTCTGTCATAGATTGGTGATTTTGggtatgatttgatggcttttttggactttgatttttctctctatttttcttcactttctgCGTCGTTTCCTTTTTACCTATTCTGTGTTGTTTTGGTTTTGTGGACAGCTTGGTAAACAAGGGGATAATACTAGAATGCTTTTATTTACCCAAACGAGGCATTAGTGCGTGCTGTCAGTTGAAGCTTGCTTTTGCAAAGGAAAAAGTGCACTTCTGTTCCAGTTTACGtcaacctattttttttttatccgttccaaaaagaataaatcctttctaaatttgataataatttagcttaaagttacaactttacccttaatgagaaacttttatagctacacaaatactctgggccccatttgaacttgtttaggatcacaaattccaaaattttttattttttacttaaactccgtgcccagtcaaacaggttcacataaattgaaacggaaaaGAATATATTCTTTTGTATACTAACtagcaaatataattattttgacTGCTCGGCTAAATGTCACTTGCCTTATATTTTCATCTTTACTAATATGGGCTAGATTTATCCTTATTTTCAACTAGTAAACCCTTAGGACTCGTTTGACACGAGGGATAAGAGATAATTAGTCTCgcaattaaatttgagatgagtttatctcaTGTTCGATTGGGATAAAATTGCGGTATAACTAATCCCCAAATTAGCTAtcacggaattatagttttttttatCTTTATGGAATGGTGAGATAATCAATCCCGAAATAACTAATTTCGGAATAATTAACCTTGgttaaaaatacattaaaattacAACAAAATAATAGGTCTGATCCCACAAGTTTAAGGTTAAACCCATagaatttaaatcctaaattcgcATCTGTTTTCTATGAAATTAATCCTAAAAGAAGATGGTTTAAAATAGTAGTATTAAAAGTTAACAAGAGTTTGATATCTCTCTCAGCCAACGGACATCTAAagtctcaaaaataaaatttcacaAACGGTGAAACTACATTACTCAATACATATGGTAGACATTTAAATTTTAACGGATCAAGCTAAATTCTAAATTCAAGTAAATTCAAGATACTATAAGACTCTTGAAATCCTATAAGTCTATTAGGGTTGCTTGGAggttgtttacccttaaaatcagataacaattgaatttgtaagtggttttaaagatacgcggattaacttgacacaaagcgataaattaaattgcaattgaaataaacaatgataaagtaaattcaaaccacacgaattgaacagTTACACTCTTGGGATGTTAGTCACACTCGAATTGGATACACTTCGGTTGATATCAAGATACAGTAGAGTAAGAGCTTAAAGAGAGATGTAATgatgtattgctttggaatgcgtgttacaatgtgttaaacaaattatcagaccccctttatatagtgggGAGTcttactttaggtacaattctataaaaggtaaaaatttcTTGATTTGTTGATTGtcggttccttattgatacgtgccgagatacCCGCCTTAATATccgaccggtcacggatatttcggtcttATGTTGGTTATGCTAACAATGTTTCCTCGAGCTCGTTCGGGGTAGGGTCGATTTCGGGATCACGGGCTCAATGTTCTCGAAGACGGGCATTCTGACCCCGGATTCTAGTCCGGTGGAACTTGGGGTCGATCTTCAATCATTCATGTTTCGAGCCTGATCTATCATGTTGTAGGCGAGCCGGATTTCGATCGTATACAGAGGCTACtctaccctaaaccctaattcaCACTTATATAAAGGGCTACATATTCGATCAATAAAGGATCTCGCAAATTGAGGTCATCTCAGAAAATTTCACAAATTCTCGGAATATTCACAAAAGGATCAAGGCATAAAAGGCCCTCGAATTATGAATAACAAATCGAAGGGAAGAATCAAGGATAAACAGAGTTGTAACCCgcaatgtttatcaataaaaatcatttattttatagttgtttaatttgtaattacagttttatttttctgcacaaaTTTATGTGCAAACACATATATCTTTCATGCATAAATACTAGCTTAGGCCAGTGGATATAGGCATCGAATCCTAAACTTAAACTACAATTCAATCAACATCTAGAGGTGGCATCATAATTTATTAGTTTATGTCCCACGTTATTATAATAGAGGATAGGATGGGGCTAACATAGTGCCTACTTTGCCAAGATGTAATGCAATTAATTGTACTCCAATAATTTTCAGCAGATATCAGGGGATTCAAATCTTCTTAACTAAAACGAGCAAAATAAAGGATTGACATAGTTTGCTTCAGTTATATAATACGATAGTGTAAATATTTTTGggatattatcacttttagcccgcgccagaaactatttatatctaGTAtccgaaaaaatataaaaaaattagtatatatatattatacatttttcggctattatttttacagcggctatacagaCAATTTTCTCAATATTTTTTATATCGTCAAATGCATATaacttaaatttccaaaaacaaTTTAGACAAATTATCATCTAAGGCctcatttgctttttttttttaagaagtcTAAATTtaaatatcaagatgtgtattaagattaaaacaTCTTAATGTGAATACATATttgaatattaagatgtgtatcaagatctgaatactaaatgattaaaaatgtttgatttttaatatctgaatgtataaaatttatcttatttgaaaattaataagcataaaattcaaattaaatattaattagtctaatattctatcaataaaatatataggtttttaaaatatgatagttgttggtggtgatggctaacagGTGATTGCCGACTAGaggcggtggttggtggtagttttggttgatggtggtgatTCAGGGTAGTAGCTAGTGATGATTGGTAGTGATGGcaattatgattgaggatggtggtggtgggtggtggtaggTTATAATGATGGGCAGTGCCAACTGTAATTTTTGATGTTAAtgggtggttagttgtggtagttgaggtggacgAGTGTTGATTAtggttgagaatgatggtggtgggAGTGGTGGGAATGGGGGGTGGTGATAGTCGATAATGGTAGCGGCTATAATTGAGGATGATGTGGTGTGGTGGTGGTGATGATTGAGGATAATGGTGGTGGTGGCAtagtggtagttgataatggtaggcggtggtggcagttaataatgaatatggatgataatatcttaatgaaattaatagcctatttggccaagtttctcaggaggccaaaagtgtttttttcccaaaagcacttttttcctaacttgaggtgtttggccaagcttttttgggagaaaaatatacttttgggaagaagcagaagcagtttctaagaagcagaaaaaaatagcttcttcccaaaagtaaAAGCAAAACAGTTTTGTcttttcttcttacctaaaatacccttaacaaaatatagtatataccaaaataaccataaacctaatacttaggatattaatgtataagtatttcttcttatttttaggatagctttctaatatataATGACTTTAGAGGTGAATGTTTTTATATTTGTCGAatgaattttaatatatttaacttatattaaaaaaattaagtactttttaaattttattttcttattctacttaaataaaatgaaaagatttaattattgcctgtaataacaaatttttgagattatttatttacttataatattaactattaagtaaatgtagtccttattcgtaatttgttacttaaaagcactttctgaaAAGCTTGGCAAAATACAAATTAttgctcagaagtgtttttcagaatgattagccaaacacaaattatttctctccaaaagtatttttttcaaaagcatttttcaaaaaagcacttctcaaaataagttgatttctcgagcttggccaaacaggctataagtctttgttatagatcttaattatacagacctattcagaccattaagtggttgtgaaataaaaaaaaaatacttaatgattaagatctgaataattaagattaaGACTTTAAAAACGAACGCACTTAATGACTGAGATctaaataattaagattcagtCCTCATTAAGCGCAAACCTAAAATATTCTGTTTTAGCGGCAAACAATGTATGTTTTCAAAGCTTTAGTAGACGTCAATTCGTCTAAACAGTAGAGATACAATTTCTTGGATACTCGATAATTTCCACTAAAAGAAATCCTGCTATTAAGGTCTCAATAATCTATGACTATTGTATaccaaaaattttaatttgtgcCTCACGCAATTAATGTCATTCTATACGCTTTCAGTTCTCCTCTCAATATATATTGTCCCAGGTGGAGTGAGCTTTACTCTAGTAACTTAAAATCTTTAATTACCTTCATCACTACATACACTGacataaaattttgaaattaaagtTTCCAATATTTGATGTTTTTAACGGTGGGGGACTGGTATGTGCATGGGGCGATGTGGCGATGGGGCTGGGACAGCACAGAGAGGAAGTAAAATGGAGTAAAAAATGGCAGGAATGAGCACAAACCACAAAGACATGATTTTGGAGATGGGGTCCAAAAGTGGATGATAAGTGGTGGCATAAGGCATTGTCGCTCTTTTGGAAACCTTTGCTTTTGGAGAACTCACGTCTCTATGTGGTCCAAGATTCCGTGTGCTGCATTTCGTAAGCCAACTATCAAACACAGCATTTTTTTAAATTATCGCGGTATCCGAACCAGCAGCTTGCACACGTCTCAACACATTCTTGATGCACAAAACATCTCTCACTCAGGATCTGAGAAGGGCCACGCCCCGAAGCTCTCTTGAGCTTCAATATTTCTTCTCACAATCTATTGAGCTTATGTTGTTTCATATAGCTTGTAGTCTAGATTTAAGAAGAAGAGATAAAGAAAGACACAGAAAAGCTGCACCTTGTCTTTGCAttatttagacatgaaaatttgtgcATCTGAAAAACTAGGACAAATTGAGCTACTTACTGTGGGATGTCCCAAATAGACAGACACAGAGTAAGAAACATCTACAGCATTGTATTCTATACTAATATACTCCTACAAAACACTCGAAAGTTGATCTGAACGCgagtcttttaattttttattccatcaaaatatcaaataaacgcACAAAAGctcagaaaagaagaagaaaaaagagagagcaAAAGCTACAAATCCACACTACTCCAATAGCATATATATACAGAACAAGTGACTTGAAAGCATCAGCCTATTATATTAGTTATACACCATATTCATTACTAATACATAACAAATCATGACATtagtaatattataatttttaacATATGGATAAGCATGTTTAAAGCTATAACTGACCTTTCAAAACCTTTAATACAACAAATAAAAcagtcaataaaaaataattcTAGCATATTTAATCCCAACATAACTAATCTTAGTATTATCAATCTTAACGTTACTAATACACCCTCTTCAATATACTATTCTTATACATAAAGGAGGACTACATAGGAAGTCTTTTTCTGATATAGAGATCCAACTAAGGCTGTTGGGATTTCCATTCAGAATCAAATGTTCTGAACTTGGATTTACTGATGTGGTTTGATAATGgagcaaaagaaaaatacaataaaGCTAATACACCTAAGAAATTTCGTCCTCATCGAAGTTTAGTCTTAGAAAGTGTCAAAATTGCcacatttctttcatttctaaaTATAATCAAGTACAATAAAAGAAATGGCAGCCCGGTACACTAAGATTTTGCCATGCGCGGGTTCCAGGAAAAGTCGAATCACAAGGgtttattgtacgcagccttaccaaAAGgatgtttccacggctcgaacccgtgacttcctggtcacatgacaacaactttactcGTTATGCCAAGGCTTCAATtacaatgaaagaaaaagaaggaaaaatcaaGGATTCCTTATCTCTTGATCCCTTTTATTTACATGAATATTCAGGCAGAAAAAGTACCTCCAATTTGCACCAAACAGCAATCTTTTTAAGTAATCAAATGGCATAACCATCCCAAAATAGCAATTCCACTTGTACAATTTCTCTAATCATATTTCTCCCTCCAAGAATTAACAAGAAAGAACACCCAAGAGAGTGCTAGAACAAAATCACCAACAAGTTGCCTTGGCCAATCATAAGCCAAATCCTCAAGCTTCCTCTCAAAATAAACCCTCCACAATCCCATTGCCACATGAAGAAGGACACAACCCTTAGCAAAAAAGCCCTGAAATTCTCTGTCCTTAACAAAAGATACCATGAATAACAACAACCCAATTACACATAAAAGCAATCCAACAAATGAATCAGATGTTTTTATCACCAATTGGTCATGTGGGGTTGATCCTAGCAACTTTCTTGCTGTTTCAATCCCATGTCCCAACACAGAGATTTCATTCAGATAGAACATTATCAGTGCACCACTTGTAGTGGCTATTAGTGAATGGAGAATGCAGATTGTGAAAAACCCAGATGATCCCATTCACTAAAATCACAAAAACTCAAAACCCCTTTTCAGATTTTACAAATTCAGAAGCTATTTATCTTCTGTTTTCCAAAAAGATTGAATTTTTAACAAGAATTCAGACTAAAAGTCTGAACTTTCAGCTACTTATACAAACAGCAAGGGGATTCATGGCTAAAAAGTTTGCTGCATAATCACGTGACCTAAAATTGGGAAGTGAAACTCAAAGCACTATATCATGGTTTTGTACAAAATTGCAATTTTTACAGAGAGAAGTAAGGACCAAGTTGGGTTATAAATAAAAATCCATTTGTATGCACGTATTGAGTGTTTCGAGGGGAATTGAGAAAGAGACAGAATTCAGAGAAATAAGAGATCTGGGATTGGGAATGGAGAGTGTTAGAAACCCTAACGCTAGATTCACGGGGGAAGAATGCTGGTGACAGCTGGCGATATCTTATTGGTAAGCGTGCTTTTGGAATTTAGATTGGCAGGTTTGTTGGATAAATTTGCAATTTTATTGCGgatcttttttctttgtttttctttatagGAGGCCACTGGCCAGTAGTAATACTAATACTGATACAGTATGACTTTAACTAcagtattttttcaaaatatctGTAACAAATTCTTTTTGAAGGCAAAATATCTGTAACTATTAGACAACAGTTATGTCTTAATCCAATTAAGTTGGCGTGGACTTTGTGAATTATTGTTAACCATATGGTCTATTTAGATACGTCTCAATCCAATAGTAATAGTAGGGAAGATGACTCTTTTCATTAGCAGTGATGACTCGAGCTGGGGAAGATTCATCTTCATGCTGTTGCAATTGTAGCTGCTAAAATAGTCAATTTTAGTGTGTGACTAATCAGAATATTGGGTAATATTGAGCATTTGTAACCATCAGTTACTGTTTGGTTTGCTAGTGTTGTTGCTACTGTTTGGTTTGTTGGTGTTGTTGCTACTGTTACTCTATCTTTTCTGAGCCGAGGGTTTTCCGACAACAGTGCGTACATTCTActctcccagacccca includes these proteins:
- the LOC107797559 gene encoding uncharacterized protein LOC107797559 translates to MTETKEQEPLQQQENQSIISSMFLIKIMSKRRTWVFLFVSVYTILLSISWNFLKTVLSWYESTMSNSSTSASAGWPALYASVLLGVAFGVLSMVAALAVAVPATLVTWITILVLLTFAGKPRRDLVLEGKKLTADITGFVVKVLIKEGNIVAALCAVLGYFALVRRNKEDPVVDY
- the LOC107797560 gene encoding uncharacterized protein LOC107797560 produces the protein MGSSGFFTICILHSLIATTSGALIMFYLNEISVLGHGIETARKLLGSTPHDQLVIKTSDSFVGLLLCVIGLLLFMVSFVKDREFQGFFAKGCVLLHVAMGLWRVYFERKLEDLAYDWPRQLVGDFVLALSWVFFLVNSWREKYD